From Streptomyces sp. HUAS MG91, the proteins below share one genomic window:
- the rocD gene encoding ornithine--oxo-acid transaminase: MTPDHATQDFISASDAHSAHNYHPLPVVVATGDGAWLTDVEGRRYLDMLAGYSALNFGHGNRRLIDAAKAQLERVTLTSRAFHHDRFADFCTQLAELCGKDMVLPMNTGAEAVETAVKTARKWGYRVKGVPDGRARIVVASDNFHGRTTTIVSFSTDPEARADFGPYTPGFDIVPYGDLEALRAAVTDETVAVLLEPIQGEAGVLVPPPGYLPGVRELTRERGVLFIADEIQSGLGRTGRTFACEHEGVVPDMYVLGKALGGGVVPVSAVVADRDVLGVFRPGEHGSTFGGNPLACAVGLEVIAMLRGGEFQRRATELGEHLHAELALLAGTGKVTEVRGRGLWAGVDIDPAYGTGREISEKLMARGVLVKDTHGSTIRIAPPLVIGKEDLDWGLDQLRAVLGA; this comes from the coding sequence GTGACTCCCGACCACGCCACGCAGGACTTCATCAGCGCGTCCGACGCGCACAGCGCGCACAACTACCACCCGCTGCCGGTGGTCGTCGCCACCGGTGACGGCGCCTGGCTGACGGATGTCGAGGGCCGCCGCTATCTGGACATGCTCGCCGGGTACTCCGCGCTCAACTTCGGGCACGGCAACCGGCGGCTGATCGACGCGGCAAAGGCCCAGCTGGAGCGGGTGACGCTGACGTCGCGCGCCTTCCACCACGACCGGTTCGCCGACTTCTGCACGCAGCTCGCCGAGCTGTGCGGCAAGGACATGGTGCTGCCGATGAACACGGGCGCGGAGGCCGTCGAGACCGCCGTGAAGACCGCCCGCAAGTGGGGCTACCGGGTCAAGGGCGTCCCGGACGGGCGGGCCCGGATCGTGGTGGCGTCCGACAACTTCCACGGGCGCACGACGACGATCGTCAGCTTCTCCACGGACCCCGAGGCGCGGGCCGACTTCGGGCCGTACACGCCGGGCTTCGACATCGTCCCGTACGGGGATCTGGAGGCGCTGCGGGCCGCGGTCACGGACGAGACGGTGGCCGTGCTCCTCGAACCGATCCAGGGCGAGGCGGGCGTCCTGGTGCCGCCGCCCGGCTATCTCCCGGGCGTACGGGAGCTGACGCGCGAGCGCGGGGTGCTGTTCATCGCGGACGAGATCCAGTCGGGGCTCGGGCGGACCGGCCGGACGTTCGCGTGCGAGCACGAGGGCGTGGTGCCGGACATGTACGTGCTGGGCAAGGCGCTCGGTGGCGGGGTCGTACCGGTGTCGGCGGTGGTCGCCGACCGCGATGTGCTCGGCGTGTTCCGGCCGGGCGAGCACGGCTCGACGTTCGGCGGGAACCCGCTCGCCTGCGCGGTGGGACTGGAAGTGATCGCGATGCTGCGCGGCGGGGAGTTCCAGCGGCGGGCCACCGAACTGGGCGAGCATCTGCACGCCGAGCTGGCGCTGCTGGCCGGGACGGGCAAGGTCACCGAGGTCCGCGGCCGTGGCCTGTGGGCGGGCGTCGACATCGACCCCGCGTACGGGACCGGCCGGGAGATCTCGGAGAAGCTGATGGCCCGGGGTGTCCTGGTGAAGGACACCCACGGGTCGACCATCCGGATCGCGCCGCCGCTGGTGATCGGCAAGGAGGATCTGGACTGGGGTCTGGATCAGCTGCGGGCGGTGCTGGGCGCGTAG
- a CDS encoding 2'-5' RNA ligase family protein, translating into MGTVTIGVSIAVPEPHGSLLQERRAGFGDAAAHGIPTHITLLPPTEVDGGQLPAIEAHLAEVAATGRPFAMRLSGTGTFRPLSPVVFVQVVEGAEACTWLQKQVRDASGPVARELQFPYHPHVTVAHGIAEEAMDRAFAELADYEAAWPCTGFALYEQGADGIWRRLRDFCFPGPTVPPQSPRRGAGRANSTP; encoded by the coding sequence GTGGGGACCGTAACGATCGGTGTCTCGATCGCGGTCCCGGAGCCTCACGGCAGCCTGCTCCAGGAGCGGCGCGCGGGCTTCGGCGACGCCGCGGCGCACGGCATCCCCACGCACATCACGCTGCTCCCGCCGACCGAGGTGGACGGCGGGCAGCTGCCGGCGATCGAGGCGCATCTCGCGGAAGTCGCCGCCACCGGGCGGCCGTTCGCGATGCGGCTGTCCGGCACCGGTACCTTCCGGCCGCTCTCGCCGGTGGTGTTCGTGCAGGTCGTCGAAGGGGCGGAGGCGTGCACCTGGCTGCAGAAGCAGGTACGGGACGCCTCCGGGCCGGTCGCCCGTGAGCTGCAGTTTCCGTACCACCCGCATGTGACGGTCGCGCACGGGATCGCCGAGGAGGCGATGGACCGGGCGTTCGCGGAGCTGGCCGATTACGAGGCGGCCTGGCCCTGTACCGGGTTCGCCCTCTACGAGCAGGGGGCCGACGGCATCTGGCGGCGCCTCCGCGACTTCTGTTTCCCGGGTCCCACGGTCCCCCCGCAATCCCCGCGCCGAGGCGCCGGCCGCGCCAACAGCACCCCGTAG
- a CDS encoding GtrA family protein produces MSRLRALGPELAAFAGVGLCAYAADLGLFVWLRGPAGFDPLTAKALSFVAGCSVAYAGNALGTYRGAAPQVTRLRQYGVFFAVNVVGALVQLLCLAVSHYGFGLTSARADTVSGAGVGMALATVLRFWGTRTLVFRASTIRTSPVETADKGRLGSWTG; encoded by the coding sequence GTGAGCCGGCTGCGGGCGCTGGGACCGGAGCTGGCCGCCTTCGCGGGGGTCGGGCTCTGCGCGTACGCCGCCGACCTCGGCCTGTTCGTGTGGCTGCGCGGCCCGGCCGGGTTCGACCCGCTCACCGCCAAGGCGCTCTCCTTCGTGGCGGGCTGCTCGGTGGCGTACGCGGGCAACGCCCTCGGTACGTACCGGGGCGCGGCACCGCAGGTCACCCGGCTGCGGCAGTACGGGGTGTTCTTCGCGGTGAACGTGGTGGGCGCGCTGGTGCAGTTGCTGTGCCTCGCCGTGTCGCACTACGGATTCGGGCTGACCTCGGCGCGGGCGGACACCGTATCCGGGGCGGGAGTCGGCATGGCACTGGCCACGGTGCTGCGGTTCTGGGGTACCAGGACCCTGGTTTTCCGCGCGAGCACGATCCGTACGAGCCCGGTTGAAACGGCGGACAAGGGCAGGCTTGGATCATGGACTGGCTGA
- a CDS encoding phosphatase PAP2 family protein: MDDIDRRLLSALRDCGSDRRVAAAARALSWAGEHGALWLAAGLVGAAADRERRPAWLRATALTAGAHLASMGVKRVVRRPRPEAGAGIEPLVRTAGRHSFPSSHATAAAAAAVAYGAVRPVGAHLAPPIAAAMCVSRLVVGVHYPSDVAAGAALGALTARLGARWAAAGGAPR, from the coding sequence ATGGACGACATCGACCGCCGATTGCTGTCAGCGTTGCGCGACTGCGGCTCGGACCGGCGTGTGGCGGCGGCCGCGCGGGCGCTGTCCTGGGCCGGGGAGCACGGCGCGCTCTGGCTCGCGGCCGGGCTCGTGGGCGCCGCCGCCGACCGGGAACGGCGCCCCGCCTGGCTGCGCGCCACGGCCCTGACCGCGGGCGCGCACCTGGCCAGCATGGGCGTGAAGCGTGTGGTGCGCAGGCCGCGGCCCGAGGCGGGCGCCGGGATCGAGCCCCTGGTGCGCACGGCCGGCCGGCACTCCTTCCCCAGCTCCCACGCCACCGCCGCGGCCGCCGCCGCCGTCGCCTACGGCGCGGTGCGGCCGGTCGGCGCGCACCTGGCGCCGCCGATCGCCGCCGCCATGTGCGTCTCGCGGCTCGTCGTCGGCGTGCACTACCCGTCCGACGTGGCGGCGGGCGCGGCGCTGGGGGCGCTGACCGCGCGGCTCGGGGCGCGCTGGGCGGCCGCCGGAGGTGCGCCCCGATGA
- a CDS encoding glycine hydroxymethyltransferase has translation MSKPDLTPESTAYRAALDVVRSVEPRIADAIGQELTDQREMLKLIASENYASPATLLAMGNWFSDKYAEGTVGRRFYAGCRNVDTVEGIAAEHARELFGARHAYVQPHSGIDANLVAFWAVLADRVEVPFLAKTGVRQMNDLSDADWAELRQAFGNQRMLGMSLDAGGHLTHGFRPNISGKMFDQRSYGTDPATGLIDYEALRAQAREFKPLILVAGYSAYPRLVNFRIMREIADEVGATLMVDMAHFAGLVAGKVLTGDFDPVPHAQIVTTTTHKSLRGPRGGMVLCDDSLKDQVDRGCPMVLGGPLPHVMAAKAVALAEARQPAFQDYAQRIVDNAKALAEGLMRRGATLVTGGTDNHLNLIDVASSYGLTGRQAESALLDSGVVTNRNAIPADPNGAWYTSGIRIGTPALTTRGLGTAEMDEIAALIDRVLTTAEPGTTKSGAPSKASHVLEQKISDEVAQRAADLLRPFPLYGQIDLG, from the coding sequence ATGAGCAAGCCCGATCTCACCCCCGAGTCCACCGCGTACCGCGCCGCCCTCGATGTCGTACGGAGCGTCGAGCCGCGCATCGCCGACGCCATCGGCCAGGAACTCACCGACCAGCGCGAGATGCTCAAGCTGATCGCGTCCGAGAACTACGCCTCCCCGGCCACCCTGCTGGCCATGGGCAACTGGTTCAGCGACAAGTACGCCGAGGGCACCGTCGGCCGCCGCTTCTACGCCGGCTGCCGCAACGTCGACACCGTCGAGGGAATCGCCGCCGAGCACGCCCGCGAGCTGTTCGGCGCCCGGCACGCCTACGTCCAGCCGCACTCCGGCATCGACGCCAACCTGGTCGCCTTCTGGGCCGTCCTCGCCGACCGCGTCGAGGTGCCGTTCCTCGCGAAGACCGGCGTCCGGCAGATGAACGACCTGAGCGACGCCGACTGGGCCGAGCTGCGCCAGGCCTTCGGCAACCAGCGGATGCTCGGCATGTCGCTCGACGCGGGCGGCCACCTCACCCACGGCTTCCGCCCGAACATCTCCGGCAAGATGTTCGACCAGCGCTCGTACGGCACCGACCCCGCCACCGGCCTCATCGACTACGAGGCCCTGCGCGCCCAGGCCCGGGAGTTCAAGCCGCTCATCCTCGTCGCCGGGTACTCCGCCTACCCGCGCCTGGTGAACTTCCGGATCATGCGCGAGATCGCCGACGAGGTCGGCGCGACGCTCATGGTCGACATGGCGCACTTCGCCGGTCTCGTCGCGGGCAAGGTGCTGACCGGCGACTTCGACCCGGTGCCGCACGCGCAGATCGTGACGACCACCACCCACAAGTCGCTGCGCGGCCCGCGCGGCGGCATGGTGCTGTGCGACGACTCCCTCAAGGACCAGGTCGACCGCGGCTGCCCGATGGTGCTCGGCGGCCCGCTGCCGCACGTCATGGCCGCCAAGGCCGTCGCCCTCGCCGAGGCCCGGCAGCCCGCCTTCCAGGACTACGCCCAGCGGATCGTCGACAACGCCAAGGCGCTGGCCGAGGGGCTCATGCGGCGCGGCGCCACCCTCGTCACCGGCGGCACCGACAACCACCTCAACCTCATCGACGTCGCCTCCTCCTACGGGCTCACCGGCCGCCAGGCCGAGTCCGCGCTGCTCGACTCCGGCGTCGTCACCAACCGCAACGCCATCCCCGCCGACCCGAACGGCGCCTGGTACACCTCCGGCATCCGCATCGGCACCCCCGCGCTGACCACGCGCGGCCTGGGCACCGCCGAGATGGACGAGATCGCCGCCCTCATCGACCGGGTCCTGACCACCGCCGAGCCGGGCACCACCAAGTCCGGCGCCCCCTCCAAGGCGAGCCACGTCCTGGAGCAGAAGATCTCCGACGAGGTCGCCCAGCGCGCCGCCGACCTGCTGCGGCCGTTCCCGCTGTACGGGCAGATCGACCTGGGCTGA
- a CDS encoding FAD-binding oxidoreductase: protein MAAAPSPTAPTSPGYDTVPVTGWGRTAPTSAHLVRPRSYEETVAAVRECAVTGRRGGIARGLGRAYGDAAQNAGGAVLDMTGLDRIHAIDAAGGTVLCDAGVSLHRLMEVLLPLGWFVPVTPGTRYVTVGGAIGADIHGKNHHVHGSFSRHVEALELLTADGEVRMVERGTELFDATAGGMGLTGVILTATVRLQRVETSLMSVDTERATDLDDLMARLTATDHRYRYSVAWIDLLARGSALGRAVLTRGDHAPLDALPARARRAPLEFRPGRLPAPPAFVPEGLLGRTTVGLFNELWYRRAPRLRTGELQKLAAFFHPLDGVPHWNRVYGRGGFVQYQFVVGYGQEDALRRVVRRISERRCPSFLAVLKRFGDSDPGWLSFPMPGWTLALDIPASLPGLGAFLDELDEEVAAADGRVYLAKDSRLRPELLDAMYPRLADFRSLRARLDPAGVFRSDLSRRLSL, encoded by the coding sequence ATGGCTGCAGCTCCTTCACCCACGGCACCCACGAGCCCCGGTTACGACACCGTGCCGGTCACCGGCTGGGGCCGCACCGCCCCGACCTCGGCGCATCTGGTGCGCCCCCGCAGCTACGAGGAGACGGTGGCCGCCGTCCGGGAGTGCGCCGTCACCGGGCGGCGCGGCGGCATCGCCCGGGGCCTCGGCCGCGCCTACGGCGACGCGGCGCAGAACGCGGGCGGCGCGGTCCTCGACATGACCGGCCTGGACCGGATCCACGCCATCGACGCGGCGGGCGGCACCGTCCTGTGCGACGCGGGCGTCTCCCTGCACCGGCTGATGGAGGTGCTGCTGCCGCTCGGCTGGTTCGTGCCGGTCACCCCCGGCACCCGCTATGTGACGGTCGGCGGCGCGATCGGCGCCGACATCCACGGCAAGAACCACCACGTCCACGGCTCCTTCTCGCGGCACGTCGAGGCCCTCGAACTGCTCACCGCCGACGGCGAGGTGCGGATGGTGGAGCGCGGCACCGAGCTGTTCGACGCCACCGCCGGCGGCATGGGCCTGACCGGCGTCATCCTGACCGCGACGGTCCGGCTCCAGCGCGTGGAGACCTCGCTGATGAGCGTCGACACCGAGCGCGCCACCGACCTCGACGACCTGATGGCCCGGCTGACCGCCACCGACCACCGCTACCGCTACTCCGTCGCCTGGATCGACCTGCTCGCGCGCGGCAGCGCCCTGGGCCGCGCCGTCCTCACCCGCGGCGACCACGCCCCGCTGGACGCGCTGCCCGCCCGCGCCCGCCGCGCCCCGCTGGAGTTCCGCCCCGGCCGCCTTCCCGCGCCGCCCGCCTTCGTCCCCGAGGGCCTGCTGGGCCGCACCACGGTCGGCCTCTTCAACGAGCTCTGGTACCGCAGGGCGCCCCGGCTGCGCACCGGCGAGCTCCAGAAGCTCGCCGCCTTCTTCCACCCGCTCGACGGCGTGCCGCACTGGAACCGGGTCTACGGGCGCGGCGGCTTCGTGCAGTACCAGTTCGTCGTCGGGTACGGGCAGGAGGACGCCCTGCGCCGCGTCGTGCGGCGCATCTCCGAGCGGCGCTGCCCGTCCTTCCTCGCCGTCCTCAAGCGGTTCGGCGACAGCGACCCGGGCTGGCTGTCCTTCCCGATGCCGGGCTGGACCCTCGCCCTCGACATCCCCGCCAGCCTGCCGGGGCTCGGCGCCTTCCTCGACGAGCTCGACGAGGAGGTCGCCGCCGCCGACGGCCGCGTCTACCTCGCCAAGGACTCCCGGCTGCGCCCCGAACTGCTCGACGCCATGTACCCGCGGCTCGCCGACTTCCGTTCGCTGCGAGCGCGGCTCGACCCGGCCGGCGTGTTCCGCTCGGACCTGTCGCGCCGCCTCTCCCTCTGA
- a CDS encoding decaprenyl-phosphate phosphoribosyltransferase — translation MTDGAKGAAVLERPHEVRQRVTPLGLPAGLLRTARPRQWVKNALVVAAPAAAGELFSRHALTQVVLVFCLFTLASAAVYLINDARDAEADRAHPVKRHRPVAAGQVPVPVAYAAGAALAALAPTLAAALCNPMTAALLTAYVAMQLAYCVSLKHVLVVDLTVVTTGFLMRAMIGGVALGIPLSRWFLITTGFGALFMVSAKRYSEAVQMAGKEGATRALLNQYTTGYLRFVWQLAAGVAVLAYCLWAMEEGGVARTSLLPWRQLSMVAFILAVLRYAVFADRGTAGEPEDVVLRDRALAVIGLVWLAMYGLAVVDW, via the coding sequence ATGACGGACGGCGCCAAGGGCGCGGCGGTCCTGGAACGGCCGCACGAAGTACGGCAGCGGGTCACCCCGCTCGGGCTGCCCGCCGGGCTGCTGCGCACCGCGCGGCCCCGGCAGTGGGTGAAGAACGCCCTGGTCGTCGCGGCCCCCGCCGCCGCGGGTGAACTCTTCTCCCGGCACGCGCTGACCCAAGTGGTGCTGGTCTTCTGCCTGTTCACCCTCGCCTCGGCGGCGGTGTACCTGATCAACGACGCGCGCGACGCCGAGGCCGACCGCGCCCACCCGGTCAAGCGGCACCGCCCGGTGGCGGCGGGCCAGGTGCCGGTCCCCGTCGCCTACGCCGCGGGCGCGGCCCTCGCGGCTCTCGCGCCGACCCTCGCGGCGGCGCTGTGCAACCCGATGACCGCGGCGCTGCTCACCGCGTACGTCGCCATGCAGCTCGCCTACTGCGTCAGCCTCAAGCACGTACTCGTCGTCGACCTGACCGTCGTGACCACCGGCTTCCTGATGCGGGCGATGATCGGCGGGGTCGCGCTCGGCATCCCGCTGTCGCGCTGGTTCCTGATCACCACCGGGTTCGGCGCGCTGTTCATGGTCTCCGCCAAGCGGTACTCCGAGGCCGTGCAGATGGCGGGCAAGGAGGGCGCCACGCGGGCCCTGCTGAACCAGTACACGACCGGCTACCTGCGCTTCGTCTGGCAGCTCGCGGCCGGGGTCGCCGTGCTCGCCTACTGCCTGTGGGCGATGGAGGAGGGCGGTGTCGCGCGCACCAGCCTGCTGCCCTGGCGGCAGCTGTCGATGGTGGCGTTCATCCTCGCCGTGCTGCGCTACGCCGTCTTCGCCGACCGGGGCACGGCCGGTGAGCCGGAGGACGTCGTGCTGCGCGACCGGGCCCTCGCGGTCATCGGCCTGGTGTGGCTGGCCATGTACGGACTCGCGGTCGTCGACTGGTGA
- the trpS gene encoding tryptophan--tRNA ligase, producing the protein MATDRPRVLSGIQPTAGSFHLGNYLGAVRQWVALQESHDAFYMVVDLHAITVPQDPEVLRENTRLAAAQLLAAGLDPERCTLFVQSHVPEHAQLAWVMNCLTGFGEASRMTQFKDKSAKQGADRASVGLFTYPILQVADILLYQANEVPVGEDQRQHIELTRDLAERFNGRFGETFTIPKPYILKETAKIFDLQDPSIKMSKSASTPKGLINLLDEPKATAKKVKSAVTDTDTVIRYDAEKKPGVSNLLTIYSTLTGIGIPELEQKYEGKMYGALKTDLAEVMVDFVTPFRTRTQEYLDDPETLDAILAKGAEKARAVAAETLAQAYEKVGFLPAKH; encoded by the coding sequence ATGGCCACTGATCGTCCTCGCGTGCTTTCCGGAATCCAGCCCACCGCAGGCTCGTTCCACCTCGGCAACTACCTCGGCGCGGTCCGCCAGTGGGTCGCCCTCCAGGAGTCCCACGACGCCTTCTACATGGTCGTGGACCTGCACGCGATCACCGTCCCGCAGGACCCGGAGGTGCTGCGGGAGAACACCCGGCTCGCCGCCGCGCAGCTGCTGGCCGCGGGGCTCGACCCGGAGCGCTGCACGCTGTTCGTGCAGAGCCACGTGCCCGAGCACGCGCAGCTCGCCTGGGTCATGAACTGCCTCACCGGCTTCGGCGAGGCCAGCCGGATGACCCAGTTCAAGGACAAGTCCGCCAAGCAGGGCGCCGACCGCGCGAGCGTCGGCCTGTTCACGTACCCGATCCTCCAGGTCGCGGACATCCTCCTGTACCAGGCGAACGAGGTGCCGGTCGGCGAGGACCAGCGCCAGCACATCGAGCTGACCCGCGACCTCGCGGAGCGGTTCAACGGCCGGTTCGGCGAGACGTTCACGATCCCGAAGCCGTACATCCTCAAGGAGACGGCGAAGATCTTCGACCTCCAGGACCCGTCGATCAAGATGAGCAAGTCGGCGTCCACGCCGAAGGGCCTCATCAACCTGCTCGACGAGCCGAAGGCCACCGCCAAGAAGGTCAAGAGCGCGGTCACCGACACCGACACGGTCATCCGCTACGACGCCGAGAAGAAGCCCGGCGTCAGCAACCTCCTCACGATCTACTCCACCCTCACCGGCATCGGTATCCCGGAACTGGAGCAGAAGTACGAGGGCAAGATGTACGGTGCGCTCAAGACGGACCTGGCCGAGGTCATGGTTGACTTCGTGACCCCGTTCCGGACCCGCACCCAGGAGTACCTGGACGACCCGGAGACCCTCGACGCGATCCTGGCCAAGGGGGCGGAGAAGGCGCGGGCCGTCGCCGCCGAGACCCTGGCCCAGGCGTACGAGAAGGTCGGCTTCCTGCCCGCCAAGCACTGA
- a CDS encoding glutathionylspermidine synthase family protein has protein sequence MRRHVITPRPGWQRTVEEQGLIYPLTRYPDDSLRPYWDESAYYEFSLPEVEALEEIVEELHAMSLAAAAHIVDRDRFADLGITDPRVVRAVTESWRRRDELPSLYGRFDLRYDGTGPAKLLEYNADTPTSLVEAASPQWFWMEERFPGADQWNSLHERLVDAWKRQAALLPPGSPLHFAHSAADELGEDLMTVGYLKETAEQAGLATDWISMEEIGWDDLSGRFVDNQLRFIRSCFKLYPWEWLTTDAFADHVLDTLDNGGGTGSTLWIEPAWKMLLSNKALLAVLWELYPDHPNLLPAYVDGPRDLAATTGYVAKPLLGREGEGVTLHEPGSAPAALSEEPCCYQELAPLPDFDGNRTVLGAWVVDGEAAGLGIRESAGLVTDGYARFLPHVIR, from the coding sequence ATGCGCAGACACGTCATCACGCCGCGTCCCGGCTGGCAGCGGACCGTGGAGGAGCAGGGGCTCATCTACCCGCTGACCCGCTACCCGGACGACTCGCTGCGCCCGTACTGGGACGAGAGCGCCTACTACGAGTTCTCGCTGCCCGAGGTCGAGGCGCTGGAGGAGATCGTCGAGGAACTGCACGCCATGTCCCTGGCCGCGGCCGCGCACATCGTCGACCGGGACCGCTTCGCCGACCTCGGCATCACCGACCCGCGCGTCGTGCGCGCGGTCACCGAGTCCTGGCGCCGCCGGGACGAACTCCCTTCCCTCTACGGGCGTTTCGACCTCCGCTACGACGGCACGGGCCCGGCGAAGCTCCTGGAGTACAACGCCGACACCCCCACCTCCCTCGTCGAGGCGGCGAGCCCCCAGTGGTTCTGGATGGAGGAGCGCTTCCCCGGCGCCGACCAGTGGAACTCCCTCCACGAACGCCTCGTCGACGCCTGGAAGCGGCAGGCGGCCCTGCTGCCGCCCGGCAGCCCCCTGCACTTCGCGCACTCGGCCGCCGACGAACTCGGCGAGGACCTGATGACCGTCGGGTATCTGAAGGAGACCGCCGAGCAGGCGGGCCTCGCCACCGACTGGATCTCGATGGAGGAGATCGGCTGGGACGACCTCTCGGGCCGCTTCGTCGACAACCAACTCCGGTTCATCCGCAGCTGCTTCAAGCTGTACCCGTGGGAGTGGCTGACCACGGACGCGTTCGCCGACCACGTCCTGGACACCCTCGACAACGGCGGCGGCACCGGCAGCACCCTGTGGATCGAGCCCGCCTGGAAGATGCTCCTCAGCAACAAGGCGCTGCTCGCCGTCCTGTGGGAGCTGTACCCGGACCACCCGAACCTGCTGCCCGCCTACGTCGACGGCCCCCGCGACCTCGCCGCCACCACCGGTTACGTGGCCAAGCCGCTGCTGGGCAGGGAGGGCGAGGGCGTCACCCTGCACGAACCCGGGTCCGCCCCCGCCGCCCTGTCCGAAGAGCCCTGCTGCTACCAGGAGTTGGCGCCCCTGCCCGACTTCGACGGCAACCGCACGGTGCTCGGCGCCTGGGTCGTCGACGGCGAGGCAGCCGGCCTCGGCATCCGGGAGTCGGCGGGCCTCGTCACCGACGGCTACGCCCGCTTCCTCCCGCACGTGATCCGGTGA
- a CDS encoding decaprenylphospho-beta-D-erythro-pentofuranosid-2-ulose 2-reductase, with translation MKDAFGIPQSLLVLGGTSEIGLATARRLITRRTRTVWLAGRPSPALDAAAEELRGSGADVRTVAFDALDSEAHEEALGKVFTEGDIDMVLLAFGVLGDQARDEGDPLAAVRVAQTNYTGAVSAGLVCARALQAQGHGSLVVLSSVAGERARRSNFIYGSSKAGLDAFAQGLGDALHGTGVHVMVVRPGFVRTKMTAGLAEAPLATTPDAVAAAIELGLRRRSETVWVPGALRVVMAGLRHVPRPLFRRLPV, from the coding sequence ATGAAGGACGCCTTCGGCATCCCCCAGTCCCTGCTCGTCCTCGGCGGCACGTCCGAGATCGGGCTCGCGACGGCCCGCCGCCTGATCACCCGGCGCACCCGCACGGTGTGGCTGGCGGGCCGTCCGTCCCCGGCGCTCGACGCGGCCGCCGAGGAGCTGCGCGGCTCGGGCGCCGACGTGCGGACCGTCGCCTTCGACGCCCTCGACTCCGAGGCGCACGAGGAGGCGCTGGGGAAGGTGTTCACCGAGGGCGACATCGACATGGTGCTGCTCGCCTTCGGCGTCCTCGGCGACCAGGCCCGTGACGAGGGCGATCCGCTGGCCGCCGTACGCGTCGCCCAGACCAACTACACGGGCGCCGTCTCGGCCGGGCTCGTGTGCGCGCGGGCCCTCCAGGCGCAGGGGCACGGCTCGCTGGTGGTGCTGTCGTCGGTCGCGGGTGAGCGGGCCCGGCGCTCCAACTTCATCTACGGGTCGAGCAAGGCGGGGCTCGACGCGTTCGCGCAGGGGCTCGGGGACGCGCTGCACGGCACCGGGGTGCACGTCATGGTCGTGCGGCCCGGGTTCGTGCGCACGAAGATGACGGCCGGGCTGGCCGAGGCGCCGCTCGCCACGACGCCGGACGCCGTGGCTGCCGCCATTGAGCTGGGGCTTCGGCGGCGGTCGGAGACTGTGTGGGTGCCGGGGGCGCTCCGCGTGGTCATGGCGGGCCTCCGCCACGTCCCCCGCCCCCTCTTCCGCCGCCTCCCGGTATAA
- a CDS encoding YihY/virulence factor BrkB family protein: MDWLKKLPVVGPLVSRLMLTHAWRAYERLDAVHWARLAAAMTFISFLALFPLLTVAAAIAAGTLSTAQQQELQTKIGDQVPGISDQLDIQALVDNAGTVGVVAGALLLFTGIGWVGSMRECLRAVWELPDEEENPVLRKLKDAGVLIGLGGAGLASLVASTVASTAVDATAEGLGLDKNGWGGFLLQAAAFAIAVLADFLLLLYVLTLLPGVAPERRDLVTAALIGAAGFELLKMLLGGYIKGVAAKSMYGAFGTPVALLLWINFTAKLLLFCAAWSATGVRTASEPATSSAPRTPPRPAPPAPHP; this comes from the coding sequence ATGGACTGGCTGAAGAAGCTCCCCGTTGTCGGACCCCTGGTGAGCCGGCTGATGCTGACGCACGCCTGGCGCGCCTACGAACGGCTCGACGCCGTGCACTGGGCGCGGCTCGCGGCGGCGATGACGTTCATCAGTTTCCTCGCCCTGTTCCCGCTGCTCACCGTCGCCGCGGCGATCGCGGCCGGCACGCTGTCCACCGCGCAGCAGCAGGAGCTCCAGACCAAGATCGGCGATCAGGTGCCGGGCATCTCCGACCAGCTGGACATCCAGGCGCTGGTCGACAACGCGGGCACCGTCGGGGTCGTCGCCGGCGCGCTGCTGCTGTTCACCGGCATCGGCTGGGTCGGCTCGATGCGGGAGTGCCTGCGCGCCGTGTGGGAGCTGCCCGACGAGGAGGAGAACCCGGTCCTGCGCAAGCTGAAGGACGCCGGGGTGCTGATCGGCCTCGGGGGAGCGGGCCTCGCCTCGCTCGTCGCCTCCACGGTCGCCTCCACGGCCGTGGACGCCACCGCCGAGGGGCTCGGCCTCGACAAGAACGGCTGGGGCGGCTTCCTGCTCCAGGCCGCCGCGTTCGCGATCGCCGTGCTCGCGGACTTCCTGCTGCTGCTCTACGTCCTGACCCTGCTGCCCGGGGTGGCGCCCGAGCGCCGCGATCTGGTGACCGCGGCGCTGATCGGCGCCGCCGGGTTCGAGCTGCTGAAGATGCTGCTCGGCGGCTACATCAAGGGCGTCGCCGCGAAGAGCATGTACGGGGCGTTCGGCACGCCGGTCGCCCTGCTGCTGTGGATCAACTTCACGGCGAAGCTGCTGCTGTTCTGCGCCGCCTGGTCGGCGACCGGGGTCAGGACCGCTTCTGAGCCGGCCACTTCTTCCGCACCACGAACACCCCCGCGGCCAGCACCACCAGCACCCCACCCGTGA